The genomic DNA GGCGACGCCGAGGCCGCCGCGCTGTGGCAGGCGCGGCGCAGCGTGTCCCCGGCGCTGGGCCGCATCCGGCCGCAGCGCATGAACGAGGACATCGTGGTGCCGCGCAGCGCCCTGCCGGAGGTCGTGCGTGAGATCCGCGCCCTGGGCGACGCCTCGGGCCTCACGCTGGTGCAGTTCGGGCACATCGGGGACGGGAACCTGCACCCGAACATCCTCTTCGATCCGCGCCGCGAATCCGCCGAGGCTGTGCACGAGCTGGCCCACAAGATCGCGCTGGTCGCCATCCGGCACGGCGGCGTGCTCAGCGGCGAGCACGGCATCGGCACCATGAAACGCGACTTCATGCGCGATGCCGTCGATCCCGTCACGCTGGGCGCACTGCGCGACGTCAAACGTGCCCTCGATCCGGCCGGCGCACTGAACCCCGGCAAGATCCTGCCGGACGGGGAGGGGATGGAGCATGGATGACGGAGGATGCAAAGTGCGGGTGTCCATCCTCCATCCTCCATCCCCCATCCTCCGTGCCAGAGGCACGTCATGACCATCCTCGATCTCTCGCCCGGCGACCAGACCGTCACGGTCAGCGGCGAAACCGGGCTGCTGGAGGTCTACTCGGCGCTGCCGGCCGGGCTGTATCCGCCGTTCCCACCCGTCGAACTGCCGGGCGGCGTGGGCGGGCTGGTCGCGCGGGGCGGCTTCGGGCAGACCTTCTTCTTCGGGGCGGAGGTGCTGGGCGTGACGTTCCGCGCGCCGTCCGGGCGGGTCGTGCGGGCGGGCGGACGCACCGTGAAGAACGTGCAGGGCTACGACCTGACGCGGCCCTTCGTGGGCAGTTTCGGCGCGCTGGGTGACGCGCTGGAGGTCACGCTGCGGCTGCGGCCCGGCGTGACGTGGCGGCACGTGACCGCGCCTGGCACGCTGGCCGACGTGCCCACCCCCTCCGCCCGCTTCGCGTGGGAGCACGCGGGCACGGTCCACCTCCTGCACTTCGGCCATGCCCGCGAGGTCGAGCAGGCCCTCTCGGCCCTTCCCGGCGCGCGCGAGGAATCCGCCCACGCCGACCTCCGCTCCCTGTTCCCGGACGGCCTCGGCGTGGGCGATGGAGGGCCGCTGCGCGACGGGCGCTTCGGCTGGGTCAACGGGGGAGGGGCGCCCGCCATGCCCGCCTTGTTCGGCACCCTGGCGGCGAGTCTATAGAGGTGGTCGGAAGCGAGTCGCAATAGCGACATGGCGCGTCTTGGTCTCCTTTTATATTCCGGAGCGTTTATTGAATAGTTTTGCCTGAGGCAGCTCGAAAGATCTGAATCGGCGCGAGATCGACAGCCAGGACAGCATCCTGATCGTTCAGGTCACGGCGATCTTTCCACGCAGCCACGAATTGCGCCTGGCACACTTCACCAACTCGCAGGGCGGGATACCGGACAGTCAACCCGGAAGCGGAGGACTCAATGCAGTCGAACTCAAAAAATGCTGGATGTTCGGCAAACCGCCGTAGAGGCAAACGAAAACCTTGCTGCTCCGCGTAAAATGAGAGTCCGCATTCAGGATCAATCGTTCCGAGCACAAGCTGAGTCAATTCGTGCTCCCAGGATCGATAAATGACGGACTGTCCGGAACCCCACCCTGTCTCTGTCCAGAAGGGTTCTTCTCCCAACGAGCAAGTAAACTCCAGCACCTGACGCTGAGGCAGATCAAAGTCCGCCTGAACCGTCCAGATCACCCCCCAGCATTGATCTACGGTCTGTCCAGGTAGTAGACCTGGATCAAGCGTACCCAGCAGCAACTCGCCCCTTGCGCCAGCAACCTCAAACGTCGTGCGGATGAACGTGGTTCCGGGAACTGGTTGGAATTCATCCAGAGGGGTGGTGGCAGGATGGATGCTCGCCCTGAGCACAAGTTCTCCCAGCGGTGTGGAGACGGTCGCCGCGCCCTGACTGCCAATATCCCGCTCCTTCACAGCGCCCGCGTCTGGAACACCATCACGTCGCTGCCCCGCTCCAGCGGGCCGCCCTGAAACGAGCCGGTCACGCGCGGCGACTCGAAACCCGCGTAGCGCAGCAGCCACTCGACCTCGTAGCGGGTGTAGTAGCGCTGGGTCAGGGTGTAGTGGCGGCGCTTCAGGGTGCCGTCCTGGGCCGTGGTGTCCACGTGGTACTCGGTGGTGATGTGCTGCCGTACCTTGTCGTGCCGTTGCACCAGGAAGACGTCGGTGCGGCTGCCGTCCGGCGTGTGGAAGGTCTCGCCCTCGTGGCGCAGGGTGTTCGCCTTCCCGAAGCGCGGCACGTACAGGTCGAAGGCGAAGGGTGCCCCGGTCCGGAGGTGCGCGTGGATGTTTTCCAGCGCCTGGAGCTGCTCGTTCGGTGTGTACAGGTGCATCAGGGCGTTGAACGGCGCGATGGCGAGGGCAAACGTCGTGTCCAGCCGGAAGGTGCGGGCGTCGCCCTGCACGAAGGCCACGTTCAGGTGCTCCTTCTCGGCGCGCTCCTCACCGCGTTCGATCATGCGGCGGCTGGGTTCCAGCCCGGTCACGTTCACCCCGCGCCGCGTGAGGTACGCCGTGACGCGGCCGGTGCCGGCGCCGATTTCCAGCACCGGCCCCGCCGCCCGCTCGCCCAGCCCGGCGTAGAAGTGCAGGTCGTCGCGGTACAGGTCGTACTGGTGGTCGTACAGGTCGGCGAAGGCGTCGTAGTCCACGCTGCCGATCGTAGCGCCCTCACCCGAAGCGGTGCAGGAAGGCCCCCCGGGTCATGATGCTCAGCTGCGGCGGCCGCGCGTGCGGCGGCGAACCGTGGCCCAGCCGCAGGATGTTCGCCCACAGCCGCAGCCGGGCGGTGGTCGCAGGCGGCAGCGCCACGGTGTGGAAGCCGTGCCGGGCCATCAGCGGCCACAGGGCGCTCAGGCAGTACACGACCTGCACGTCCGCGTACTCGGGCCGGGTGCGCAGGTCGCGGGCCAGCAGGGCGAGGTCGCGCGCCCCCTGCACCATGCTGCGCGCGGCGCCCTGATCCACCAGCAGCGTGTTGTTCACGTGGAACTCCACGGCGGGCGTGCCGCGCGGCACCGCTGGGCCATCGTCCAGATGCACGCCGTCCAGCGGGAACGGGATGCGGGCCACCCGGAAGAGCGTGTCGGCCCGGTCGCCCAGGGGCCGGATGCCGCCGACGCGGTCAAACATCCGGTCCAGGGCCGCGAAGGCGCGGCGGCGCACGTCGGCGGGCGTGCCGGGCCGCAGGCCGGGCAGGTCGCGCAGGGTGGTGAGCGCGTAGCCCCGTGCCCGCAGATCGTCCAGCAACTCCGGGAGCATGGGCACCGTCACGCGCGCGCCCGGTCCTGCGTCGTGCAGGACGACCACAGCGCCCGGCGTCACGCGCCGCAGCAGCCCAGCCCGCACGGCGTCCGGGGTGGCGTGCGCGGCCCACTCACCGCCCTCGACGCTCCAGTGGGCGCCGGTCAGGCCCGCGCGGCGCTGGCCCAGCCACGTCGCCAGGGTGTAGGCCCCGTGCGGCGGGCGGTGCAGCGTGACCGGTCGGCCCGTGACGGCCGCGATGCGCCGCGCGGCGTCGCCGGGATCGCGCCATGCACCCCACGGACTGCGCCACCACGCGTGTACATGCTTCACGGCATGTGCCTCGACCTGATGACCCTCCGCGAGCATGCGGGCGATCAGCGCCGGCTGCGCCTCGGCCCGGCCGGCGAACACGAAGAAGGTCGCGTGGGCCTGGGCGCCGCGCAGCGCGTCCAGCACGGCGGGCGTGG from Deinococcus metalli includes the following:
- a CDS encoding FAD-binding oxidoreductase — its product is MTILDLSPGDQTVTVSGETGLLEVYSALPAGLYPPFPPVELPGGVGGLVARGGFGQTFFFGAEVLGVTFRAPSGRVVRAGGRTVKNVQGYDLTRPFVGSFGALGDALEVTLRLRPGVTWRHVTAPGTLADVPTPSARFAWEHAGTVHLLHFGHAREVEQALSALPGAREESAHADLRSLFPDGLGVGDGGPLRDGRFGWVNGGGAPAMPALFGTLAASL
- a CDS encoding class I SAM-dependent methyltransferase → MDYDAFADLYDHQYDLYRDDLHFYAGLGERAAGPVLEIGAGTGRVTAYLTRRGVNVTGLEPSRRMIERGEERAEKEHLNVAFVQGDARTFRLDTTFALAIAPFNALMHLYTPNEQLQALENIHAHLRTGAPFAFDLYVPRFGKANTLRHEGETFHTPDGSRTDVFLVQRHDKVRQHITTEYHVDTTAQDGTLKRRHYTLTQRYYTRYEVEWLLRYAGFESPRVTGSFQGGPLERGSDVMVFQTRAL
- a CDS encoding polysaccharide deacetylase family protein; translation: MNARRAALGALAGLVAGYVGVPYVLAQWANLGVLRAGPQSRRALALTFDDGPDPVTTPAVLDALRGAQAHATFFVFAGRAEAQPALIARMLAEGHQVEAHAVKHVHAWWRSPWGAWRDPGDAARRIAAVTGRPVTLHRPPHGAYTLATWLGQRRAGLTGAHWSVEGGEWAAHATPDAVRAGLLRRVTPGAVVVLHDAGPGARVTVPMLPELLDDLRARGYALTTLRDLPGLRPGTPADVRRRAFAALDRMFDRVGGIRPLGDRADTLFRVARIPFPLDGVHLDDGPAVPRGTPAVEFHVNNTLLVDQGAARSMVQGARDLALLARDLRTRPEYADVQVVYCLSALWPLMARHGFHTVALPPATTARLRLWANILRLGHGSPPHARPPQLSIMTRGAFLHRFG